CCGCCCATCGTCGAGTTGATAGGTGACGCCCACGATCGCCAGGCTGCCCCCTGCGATTCGTTCTGAGATGGCCGATGAACGCGCCATGAGGATCGCCACCGTCTCGTGTACATGTCGTTGCTCGAACTCGTCGACACGACTCAGACCGTCACGGCGGCCGAGCAGGACCGACGGCGCAACCCTTTCCACGACGTCTCGCACGTAGCCGCCTGGCAGGGTGCCGTCGTTGATCGCGGCCAAAGCGGCGTTCACGGCGCCGCAGCTGTCGTGGCCGAGGACGACGATGAGCGGCACATTGAGCACGGTCACCGCGTACTCTATGGAGCCCAGCACGGCCGAGTCGATGACATGCCCGGCGGTGCGGACCACGAACATGTCGCCCAGGCCTTGGTCGAAGATGATCTCAGCGGCCACTCGGCTGTCCGCGCAGCCGAAGATCACCGCCGTGGGCTTCTGCCCGGCGGCCAAGCCGGCTCGGTGGTCGACGCTCTGACTGGGATGCTGGGGCCGGCCGGCGACGAATCGCTCGTTACCCTCTTTGAGTGCTTTCCACGCGGCTACCGGATTGGTGTTGGGCATGCCTCACATACTGCCGGAACCGTCGGTGACCGGCCCGCGACACATATCAGATACCAATCTTCTCGCTTGGTATCAGCGATCGCACCGGGATCTGCCCTGGCGAGAGCCCGGTGTCAGCCCGTGGCAGATCCTGGTCAGCGAGTTCATGCTGCAGCAGACGCCGGCCGCCCGGGTGCTGGCGATCTGGCCGGACTGGGTGCGGCGGTGGCCCACGCCGTCGGCCACCGCCACGGCCAGCACCGCCGATGTGTTACGCGCCTGGGGCAAGCTGGGCTATCCCAGGCGAGCCAAGCGCTTACACGAGTGCGCCACCGTCATCGCCCGCGACCACAATGACGTGGTGCCCGACGATATCGAGATCCTGGTCACCCTGCCGGGCGTCGGGAGCTACACCGCGCGCGCGGTGGCGTGTTTCGCTTACCGCCAGCGGGTGCCGGTGGTGGACACCAATGTGCGGCGCGTGGTGGCCCGCGCCGTTCACGGCCGCGCCGACGCCGGTGCGCCATCGGTGCCGCGCGACCACGCCGACGTCTTGGCGCTGTTGCCGCACCGCGAGACGGCGCCTGAATTTTCGGTCGCGCTGATGGAGTTGGGTGCGACGGTGTGCACCGCCCGCACACCCCGGTGCGGGTTATGCCCGCTGGACTGGTGCGCATGGCGGCATGCCGGTTATCCGCCGTCGGACGGTCCGCCGCGCCGGGGGCAGGCCTACACCGGAACCGACCGCCAAGTCCGCGGACGGTTACTGGATGTGTTGCGCGCCGCGGAGTTTCCCGTCACCCGGGCCGAGTTGGACGTGGCGTGGCTGACCGATACCGCACAGCGTGACCGGGCGCTGGAGTCGCTGCTGGCCGATGCGCTGGTGACCCGGACGGTCGATGGCCGGTTCGCGTTGCCCGGCGAAGGGTTTTAGCCGGGTAGGCCGTCCGCACCGGCGGCGCCGAAACCGCCGGGATCACCGGGGTTGCCCGCGACGACTGTCCCAGCTCCCGCGGCGCCACCCGCGCCGCCAGCGCCGCCGGCACCTCCCTGGCCCCCGGTACCGCCCGCACCGTGGACACCTGGCTGGCTGAACATTCCGGCACCTCCGCCGGCACCTCCGGCACCGCCCTTGCCGCCGTTGCCGCCGGCGCCGCCGGCACCACCGTTGCCGCCGTCACCGCCGACCAGGCCAGAGCCGCCCTTGCCTCCGGCGCCGCCCGAGGCACCCGTGCCGCCGATGCCGCCGGCACCGCCGGCGCCCCCGTTACCGCCGTCGCCGAACAGCAGCCCGCCCTGACCGCCCGCACCCCCGACACCGCCGACACCCCCGGTGCCGGCGGTGTTGGCGCCAGCCCCGCCGGGGCCGCCGTCGCCTCCGCTACCAAAAAAGGTCAGCGTGCCGGTGGCGCCGCCGCCAATGCCACCATTGCCGCCCGCAGCCCCGGTGCCGCCCCGGCCCCCGGCGCCACCGTTGCCGCCGATCCCGTTGCCACCGTTTAGCGCTAGGCCGTTGCCCCCGTTGCCCCCGTCGCCGCCCCGGGCGCCGGCGCCACCGTCACCGCCATTGCCCCCGTTTCCCCCGTAGGCCCAGCCAGTACCGGTATTGACACCGATGCCGCCGGGTGCGCCGTTGCCGCCGGGCGCGCCGGGACCGCCGTCGCCGCCATTGCCTCCGTTGCCCCCCGTCACAGGGCCTTCACTCGTATCGCTGCCGCTGCCGCCTAAACCGCCAGCGCCGCCAGCCCGCCCTGGTACGGCACCCGGGTTGCCGGGCAGCCCTGCGCCACCGCTACCGGCGCCGTTGTTGGCGCCGGGGCTTCCGTTTGCCGCCTGGCTGGTCTGGTTCGGCGGCGGGTTCATCCCGTTGGTTCCGGGGGCACCCACCCCGCCGACGCCGCCGTCGCCGCCGGCGCCGATCAGCCCCGCGTTGCCGCCGGCACCCCCATTGCCGGGCAACCCGCCGATGACCGCGGCCCCGCCCGCCCCGCCCACACCGCCATTGCCGAACGCGCCGGCGGCGCCGCCGGCTCCTCCGTTGCCACTGACGGTCGTTCCCACCCCGCCGAACCCGCCGGCACCGCCGTTGCCGACCAGCCAGCCCGCCCCACCGGCTCCGCCCACACCGCCGGCGCCGGCGGCGTTGCTCCCGCCGGCCCCGCCATTGCCGCCGTGCCCGAACAGCCCGGCGGCGCCGCCGCTACCACCGGGCCCGCCCACACCGGCCACACCCGACCCGCCGTTGCCGCCATTACCCCACAGCAGCCCGCCGGGCCCGCCCGGCTGCCCGGTTCCCGGCGCCCCGTCGGCACCGTTGCCGATCAACGGGCGCCCCAGTAGCGTCTGCGCGGGCCCGTTGATCAAGCCGAGCACCTGCTGCTCCACGGCTTGCAGCGGCGACGCGTTGGCGGCCTCGGCGCTGGCATAGGAGTTCACTCCCGCGTTTAACGCCTGCACGAACTGGGCATGAAACCCCGCCGCCTGGGCGCTGAGCCTCTGGTACTCCTGGGCGTGCGCGCCGAACAGCGCCGCCATCGCCGCCGACACCTCGTCCGCGGCGGCCGCTAGCACACCCGTGGTCGGGGCGGCCGCGGCGGCGTTGGCGGCATTGAGCGCCGAACCGATACCGGCCACCTCTGAAGCCACCGACATCAGCGCTTCCGGCGCCACGATCACAAACGACATCTGACACCCCTTTCCGCGGCGCGGCCTGACGGCCCGATCGTAGCGCGATCACGGGCCGACAAAACCCGTTATGGCCAGGCTTTTCGCCACATTGCCCGCGCCGCGTGGGCTCACGGGGTAAGCCCCGCCAGGAACGACTCCACCGCCCGCCGGTAAACCTGTGGAGCCTCGTCATGAACCAGATGACCGGCGTCGGGAACACGCAAATACGCTGTCGGATAATCTCTTTCAGCCATCGCGCGCATCTGGCCCGGGGGAGTTACCCCATCGCCGGCCTCGATGAGCAGCGCCGGCGACCGTACGGCCCGCCACTGCGCCCAGTAGTCACGGGTGCCCCATTCGGCGGCGATCTCGATCCATCGTGCGGTGCGCCCGTGTAGCCGCCACCCGGTGGCCGTGCGGTCGAATGCGTCCAGGAAGTACCGGCCGGCGACGGGCCCGAACTCGGCGAATACCTGTTCGGCAGAGTCGAATTCGACCGGAAGGGCGCGCAGCCACGGCTCCCATGGGCCGGTGGTCCTACCACGGAAGTCCGGCGCCATGTCCTCGACCACCAGCGCCGAAACCAGTTCCGGGCGCTCGGCAGCCAGACACCACGAATGCAAGGCTCCCATCGAATGTCCGACCATCCTGGTCGGCGCGCCCAGCGCCGAAACCGCGTCGCCCAGATCGGCCACGAAGCGTTCGGTGCTGATCGGGTGTGGATCGGCGACGTCACGCCCGCGGTGCCAGGGCGCGTCGTAGGTGTACACGGCGCCTAACAGCGTCAGCCACGGAAGCTGACGGGCCCAGGTGGAACCCCTACCCATCAAGCCGTGCACCAGGACCAACGGCTCGCCCCGTCCGCCGCGATGGGTTAACAGATTCGCTGGCATGCGGGGCACGGTAGCCTAGCGGCATGCCAGTGGTGAAGATCAACGCAATCGAGGTGCCCGCCGGCGCTGGCCCCGAGCTGGAGAAGCGGTTCGCTCACCGCGCGCACGCGGTCGAGAACTCCCCGGGTTTCCTCGGCTTTCAGCTGTTACGTCCGGTCAAGGGTGAAGAACGCTACTTCGTGGTGACACACTGGGAGTCCGATGAAGCATTCCAGGCGTGGGCAAACGGGCCCGCCATCGCAGCCCATGCCGGACACCGGGCCAACCCCGTGGCGACCGGTGCTTCGCTGCTGGAATTCGAGGTCGTGCTTGACGTCGGTGGGACCGGCAAGACTGCATAACCGGCGCGCGGGGCGCCGGATGCTGGCGTTAAGCGCCGCGGCGGCATTGATTGTGGCGCTGGCGTCGGGTTGCTCCTCAGCTCCGACGCCGTCCGCGAACGCGGCAAATCACGGGCACCGGATCGACACCAGAACTCCGCCTGGTCTGCGGGCGCAACAGACCATGGACATGCTCAACTCGGACTGGCCGATCGGCGAGATCGGCGTTGGCACTCTCGCCGCGCCCGGGCAGGTCGACACGGTCAAGACCACCATGGAAGCGCTCTGGTGGGATCGCCCGTTCGCGCTGGCCGGCGTCGATATCGGCGCCAGTGTGGCCGCGTTGCACCTCATCTCCTCTTACGGCGCGCAACAAGACATCCGCATTCATACCGACGACGACGGCTGGGTTGACCGATTCGACGTCGAAACGCAGGCGCCGTCGATCGCTTCGTGGCGCGACGTCGACGCGGCGCTGAGCAAGACCGGCGCCCGCTACTCATTTCAGGTGGCAAAGGTCGACAACGGTCGCTGCGACCCGGTGGCGGGCACCAACACCGGCGAATCCCTGCCGCTGGCATCGATCTTCAAGTTGTACGTGTTACATGCGCTGGCCGGTGCGGTCCAGCACAACACGGTGTCCTGGGATGATCTGCTGACGGTCACCGCCAAAAGCAAAGCCGTGGGCTCTTCCGGCCTGGAACTGCCTGTGGGGGCACGTGTTTCGGTTCGCACAGCCGCCGAGAAGATGATCGCCACCAGTGACAACATGGCCACCGACTTGCTGATCGAAAGGCTGGGCACCCGCGCCATCGAGGAAGCGCTGGCCAGCGCCGGCCATCACGATCCGGCCAGCATGACCCCCTTCCCCACGATGTACGAGCTGTTCTCCGTCGGCTGGGGCAAGCCAGATCTGCGTGACCAGTGGAAGCATGCGACCCAACAGGTCCGTGCCCAGATACTGCGGCAAACCAATTCCACGCCCTACCAACCCGACCCAACGCGCGCTCACACTCCGGCGTCAAACTACGGTGCGGAATGGTACGGCAGCGCCGAAGATATCTGCCGTGTGCACGCGGCACTGCGAGCCGACGCGGTCGGCCCGGCCTCGCCCGTCCGACAGATCATGTCCGCCGTCCCGGGTATCCAGCTGGACCGCAGCGTGTGGCCCTATATCGGCGCGAAAGCAGGTGGCCTGCCAGGCGATCTGACGTTCAGCTGGTACGCCGTCGACAAGACCGGCCAACCATGGGTGGTGAGCTTTCAGCTGAACTGGCCCCGCGATCACGGACCGACGGTGACCGGCTGGATGCTGCAGGTCGCCAGGCAAGTCTTTGCGTTGATAGCGCCACAATAGATCGCTACAGCCCAGGCATCCGGAGGTATCCGCGGCTCGCTTCCGTAACGACCGGCCGGTCGTGCTCGACGTGAACAACGAGACACTTCCCGCGCCGGTGCGTTCGACGGCCGATTCGCTCCGGCTCACCGATAGGAGGCGCCACCGTGGGATGGATCGGCGATCCGATTTGGCTCGAGGAGGTGCTACGGCCGGCACTCGGCGAGCGCCTGCGGGTGCTCGACGGCTGGCGGGAACGCGGACACGGCGACTTTCGCGATATCCGCGGTGTGATGTGGCACCACACCGGCAACTCACGTGAGACCGCCAAAAGCATTGCCCGCGGCCGGCCCGACTTACCCGGCCCGCTGGCCAATCTGCACATCGCGCACAGCGGGGTCGTAACGATCGTCGCGGTAGGCGTGTGCTGGCACGCCGGCCGCGGCAGCTACCCGTGGCTGCCAACCGACAACGCCAACTGGCACATGATTGGCGTCGAGTGCGCGTGGCCGACCATCCGGCGTGACGGCTCCTACGACGCCGGTGAGCGCTGGCCTGACGCGCAGATCGTGAGCATGCGAGACGTCGCCGCGGCGCTCACGCTCAAGCTCGGCTACGGGCCCGAACGCAATATTGGGCACAAAGAGTATGCCGGGGCGGCTCAAGGCAAATGGGACCCGGGAAACCTGTCGATGGACTGGTTTCGCGCCGAGGTGGCAAAGGACACGCGGGGCGAGTTCGACCACCCCCTCACCCCGCCGCCGGCGGTGATTGCCCGCCCACCGATTCTGCCCAAGCCGCGCAACCCGCGTGACGATCGCATCCTGCTCGAGGAGGTGTGGGACCAGCTACGCGGCATCGAGGGCCGCGGCTGGCCGGTACTCGGCGACAAGACGATCGTCGACTACCTAGCCGAGCTCGGCAATAAGGTCGACGCCCTGGCCGCAAAACTCGACGCGCGCGAGGGCCTCGACCGGCCCAGTGACACTCGGTAGCTGCTCCAGCAGGCGGCGGGGTGCTGACGGACCCGCTGCAACGATGTCAACCGGGCTGGCCCGGCTGGCCGGGCTGGCCGGGTGCACCTTCAGGGCCGAACTGGCCGAGGTTGCCGTCGCCGCCACGGCCCGCAGGCCCAACGCCCGGGGAGCCGGCCACACCGGGCTCACCACCGCCCCCGCCATTACCCCCGCTACCGGCGGCACCGCCCAGCCCGGAGCTACCGGAGACGCCGAACAGGCCGCCCGCGCCGCCCGCGCCGCCCGCGCCGCCGTCTCCGCCGGCGCCGCCGTCACCGCCGATCCCGCCGTTACCCCCGTCACCAGCGTCACCCCCAACGCCTGGTTGCCCGGCGCCGCCCATTCCGCCCTGACCGCCGGTGCCGCCCCGGGCGCCGATGCCGCCTTCGCCCCCTGTGCCCCCGATGCCACCTGCGCCGCCGTCGCCGACCAGGAGCCCACCCCGACCGCCAGAGCCGCCGGCCCCGCCGGTCCCCCCGGTGCCGCCGGTCCCGCCGGTCCCGCCAACGGACAGGCCAGTACCGCCAGTGCCACCGGTGCCACCGGTTTGCCCGAACTCGGTGCCTGGCTGGCCGGGTCCGCCCGGTTCACCGTTGTTACCCATGCTGCCCTGGCCCGCCGGGACGGTCAGGGGGTTGACCCCGGCGGCACCCGCCGCGCCGGCCGCGCCGAGCCCCCCGGCCCCACCGTTGCCGAATAGCCACGCGTTGCCGCCGGCACCACCGGCGCCGCCGTTGCCGCCGGGGATAGTCGCCGCCCCGCCGTTGCCGCCCGCGCCGCCGTTGCCGTACAGCAGCCCGCCTTGTCCGCCGGACCCGCCGGCCGCACCGGCTCCGCCGGCACCACCGGATCCGCCGTTGCCGATCAACCCGGCCGCCCCGCCGCTGCCGCCGGCAATCCCCGCGTTCACCCCGGCCGCGCCATTACCGCCATTGCCATACAGCAGCCCGCCCGCCCCGCCGTTTTGCCCGGGCGCCGTCCCGTCGGCACCATCACCGATCAACGGACGTCCCAACAGTGCCTGGGTGGGCGCATTGATCGCGTTCAGCAAACTCTGCTGAACGTTGGCGGCCTCGGCGTTGGCATACGCCCCCGCACCCGCACTCAAGGTCTGCACGAACTGGGCATGAAACGTCGCCGCCTGCGCGCTGATCGTCTGATACGCCTGGGCGTGCGCGCCGAAGAGCGCCGCAATCGCCGCCGATACGTCATCTGCGCCCGCGGCCAGCACGCCGGTGGTCGGGATGCTGGCAGCCGCGTTAGCCGCGCTGATCGTCGAACCGAGATTGGCCAAATCCGTGGCCGCCGCCGACAGGAACTCCGGAACGGCAATCACAAACGACATTGGCCACCTCCGAACAGCTTCCGGACAAACCGACGTCAGCAGAGTCTATTGTCACAGCGGATCGGCGGTCGCGGTTTTCGCCTAATACGGCCGATGGACCTAGACCGCTACCGCGCGGCCGGCTCCGGGCCGCCCGCGCTGTGCGCTCCAGCCTTGGCCAGATCCGGCTCGGCCGGCGGCTTGCGGGTACCGGTGAAGGTGAACACCGCGTCCTCGCCGGGACCTTCACCGTCCCAGTTGTCCACGTCGACGGTGACCACCTGACCCGGCCCGACCTCCTCGAAGAGGATCTTCTCCGAGAGCTGATCTTCGATCTCACGCTGGATGGTGCGCCGCAACGGGCGGGCCCCCAACACCGGGTCGAAGCCACGCTTGGCCAGCAGCGCCTTGGCCGCATCGGTCAGCACCAGCGCCATGTCCTTGCTCTTGAGCTGGCCGGCGACCCGGCTGATCATCAGGTCGACCATCCGGATGATCTCCTCGCGGGTCAGCTGGTGGAAGACGATGATGTCGTCGATGCGGTTGAGGAACTCCGGGCGGAAGTGTTTCTTCAGCTCGTCGTTGACCTTCTGTTTCATCCGCTCGTAGTCGTTCTCACCGCCGCCCTTGGAAAAGCCCAGACCGACCGGCTTAGAGATGTCGGAGGTGCCCAGATTGGACGTAAAGATCAGCACGGTGTTCTTGAAGTCCACCGTGCGGCCCTGCCCGTCGGTGAGCCGGCCATCCTCGAGCACCTGCAGCAGGCTGTTGTAGATCTCCTGATGCGCCTTCTCGATCTCGTCGAACAGCACCACCGAGAACGGCTTGCGCCGCACCTTCTCGGTGAGTTGGCCGCCCTCCTCGTAGCCGACGTATCCGGGCGGCGCGCCGAATAGCCGCGACGCGGTGAACCGGTCGTGGAATTCACCCATGTCAATCTGAATAAGCGCGTCGTCGTCACCGAACAAGAAGTTGGCCAGCGCCTTGGACAGTTCGGTCTTACCGACACCGGACGGGCCGGCGAAGATGAACGAGCCCGACGGGCGCTTGGGGTCTTTCAGCCCGGCCCGGGTACGCCGGATGGCCTTGGAAACGGCCTTGACGGCGTCCTCTTGCCCGATGATCCGCTTGTGCAGCTCTTCTTCCATCCGCAACAGCCGGGTGGTCTCGGCCTCGGTGAGCTTGAACACCGGGATACCGGTCCAGTTGCCCAGCACCTCGGCGATCTGCTCGTCGTCGACCTCCGCGACCACGTCAAGATCGCCTGAACGCCACTGCTTTTCGCGCTCAGCACGCTGTGCGACCAGTGTCTTCTCCCGGTCGCGCAGGCTGGCGGCCTTCTCGAAGTCCTGGGCGTCGATAGCCGATTCCTTCTCCCGACGAGCCTCGGCGATCTTCTCATCGAACTCGCGTAGGTCTGGCGGTGCGGTCATGCGACGAATCCGCATCCGAGCACCCGCCTCGTCGATCAGGTCGATCGCCTTGTCGGGCAGGAACCGGTCGTTGATGTAGCGGTCGGCCAGGGTCGCGGCGGCCACCATCGCCGCATCGGTGATCGACACCCGGTGGTGCGCCTCGTACCGGTCCCGCAGGCCCTTGAGGATCTCGATGGTGTGCTCCACCGTCGGCTCACCCACCTGCACCGGCTGGAAGCGGCGCTCCAGCGCGGCGTCCTTCTCGATGTACTTGCGGTATTCGTCGAGCGTGGTGGCGCCGATCGTTTGCAGTTCACCGCGAGCGAGCTTCGGTTTCAGGATCGAGGCGGCGTCGATCGCGCCCTCGGCGGCTCCAGCACCGACCAAGGTGTGCAGCTCGTCGATAAACAGGATGATGTCACCGCGGGTGTTGATCTCCTTGAGCACCTTCTTGAGGCGTTCCTCGAAGTCACCGCGGTAGCGGCTACCCGCCACCAGCGATCCCAGATCCAGCGTGTAGAGCTGCTTGTCCTTGAGCGTCTCGGGCACCTCGCCGTGCACGATGGCCTGCGCCAGTCCTTCGACGACCGCGGTCTTGCCGACGCCGGGCTCGCCGATCAGCACCGGGTTGTTCTTGGTGCGCCGAGAGAGCACCTGCATGACCCGCTCGATTTCCTTCTCGCGGCCGATGACCGGGTCCAGTTTGCCTTCCATCGCCGCCGCCGTGAGGTTGCGGCCGAACTGGTCGAGCACCAAGGACGTAGACGGAGAGCCGGACTCTCCCCCGCGGCCGCCGGTGCCGGCTTCGGCGGCCTCCTTGCCTTGGTAACCGGAGAGCAGCTGGATCACCTGCTGGCGCACCCGGGTCAGCTCGGCGCCCAGCTTGACCAGCACCTGGGCGGCCACGCCTTCACCCTCTCGGATGAGGCCCAGCAAAATGTGTTCGGTCCCGAT
Above is a window of Mycobacterium tuberculosis H37Rv DNA encoding:
- the canB gene encoding carbonic anhydrase; this encodes MPNTNPVAAWKALKEGNERFVAGRPQHPSQSVDHRAGLAAGQKPTAVIFGCADSRVAAEIIFDQGLGDMFVVRTAGHVIDSAVLGSIEYAVTVLNVPLIVVLGHDSCGAVNAALAAINDGTLPGGYVRDVVERVAPSVLLGRRDGLSRVDEFEQRHVHETVAILMARSSAISERIAGGSLAIVGVTYQLDDGRAVLRDHIGNIGEEV
- the mutY gene encoding A/G-specific adenine glycosylase: MPHILPEPSVTGPRHISDTNLLAWYQRSHRDLPWREPGVSPWQILVSEFMLQQTPAARVLAIWPDWVRRWPTPSATATASTADVLRAWGKLGYPRRAKRLHECATVIARDHNDVVPDDIEILVTLPGVGSYTARAVACFAYRQRVPVVDTNVRRVVARAVHGRADAGAPSVPRDHADVLALLPHRETAPEFSVALMELGATVCTARTPRCGLCPLDWCAWRHAGYPPSDGPPRRGQAYTGTDRQVRGRLLDVLRAAEFPVTRAELDVAWLTDTAQRDRALESLLADALVTRTVDGRFALPGEGF
- the PE_PGRS58 gene encoding PE-PGRS family protein PE_PGRS58 (Member of the Mycobacterium tuberculosis PE family, PGRS subfamily of ala-, gly-rich proteins), translating into MSFVIVAPEALMSVASEVAGIGSALNAANAAAAAPTTGVLAAAADEVSAAMAALFGAHAQEYQRLSAQAAGFHAQFVQALNAGVNSYASAEAANASPLQAVEQQVLGLINGPAQTLLGRPLIGNGADGAPGTGQPGGPGGLLWGNGGNGGSGVAGVGGPGGSGGAAGLFGHGGNGGAGGSNAAGAGGVGGAGGAGWLVGNGGAGGFGGVGTTVSGNGGAGGAAGAFGNGGVGGAGGAAVIGGLPGNGGAGGNAGLIGAGGDGGVGGVGAPGTNGMNPPPNQTSQAANGSPGANNGAGSGGAGLPGNPGAVPGRAGGAGGLGGSGSDTSEGPVTGGNGGNGGDGGPGAPGGNGAPGGIGVNTGTGWAYGGNGGNGGDGGAGARGGDGGNGGNGLALNGGNGIGGNGGAGGRGGTGAAGGNGGIGGGATGTLTFFGSGGDGGPGGAGANTAGTGGVGGVGGAGGQGGLLFGDGGNGGAGGAGGIGGTGASGGAGGKGGSGLVGGDGGNGGAGGAGGNGGKGGAGGAGGGAGMFSQPGVHGAGGTGGQGGAGGAGGAGGAAGAGTVVAGNPGDPGGFGAAGADGLPG
- a CDS encoding hydrolase, whose translation is MPRMPANLLTHRGGRGEPLVLVHGLMGRGSTWARQLPWLTLLGAVYTYDAPWHRGRDVADPHPISTERFVADLGDAVSALGAPTRMVGHSMGALHSWCLAAERPELVSALVVEDMAPDFRGRTTGPWEPWLRALPVEFDSAEQVFAEFGPVAGRYFLDAFDRTATGWRLHGRTARWIEIAAEWGTRDYWAQWRAVRSPALLIEAGDGVTPPGQMRAMAERDYPTAYLRVPDAGHLVHDEAPQVYRRAVESFLAGLTP
- a CDS encoding heme-degrading monooxygenase; translation: MPVVKINAIEVPAGAGPELEKRFAHRAHAVENSPGFLGFQLLRPVKGEERYFVVTHWESDEAFQAWANGPAIAAHAGHRANPVATGASLLEFEVVLDVGGTGKTA
- the lpqF gene encoding lipoprotein LpqF, whose product is MGPARLHNRRAGRRMLALSAAAALIVALASGCSSAPTPSANAANHGHRIDTRTPPGLRAQQTMDMLNSDWPIGEIGVGTLAAPGQVDTVKTTMEALWWDRPFALAGVDIGASVAALHLISSYGAQQDIRIHTDDDGWVDRFDVETQAPSIASWRDVDAALSKTGARYSFQVAKVDNGRCDPVAGTNTGESLPLASIFKLYVLHALAGAVQHNTVSWDDLLTVTAKSKAVGSSGLELPVGARVSVRTAAEKMIATSDNMATDLLIERLGTRAIEEALASAGHHDPASMTPFPTMYELFSVGWGKPDLRDQWKHATQQVRAQILRQTNSTPYQPDPTRAHTPASNYGAEWYGSAEDICRVHAALRADAVGPASPVRQIMSAVPGIQLDRSVWPYIGAKAGGLPGDLTFSWYAVDKTGQPWVVSFQLNWPRDHGPTVTGWMLQVARQVFALIAPQ
- the PE_PGRS59 gene encoding PE-PGRS family protein PE_PGRS59 (Member of the Mycobacterium tuberculosis PE family, PGRS subfamily of ala-, gly-rich proteins), producing the protein MSFVIAVPEFLSAAATDLANLGSTISAANAAASIPTTGVLAAGADDVSAAIAALFGAHAQAYQTISAQAATFHAQFVQTLSAGAGAYANAEAANVQQSLLNAINAPTQALLGRPLIGDGADGTAPGQNGGAGGLLYGNGGNGAAGVNAGIAGGSGGAAGLIGNGGSGGAGGAGAAGGSGGQGGLLYGNGGAGGNGGAATIPGGNGGAGGAGGNAWLFGNGGAGGLGAAGAAGAAGVNPLTVPAGQGSMGNNGEPGGPGQPGTEFGQTGGTGGTGGTGLSVGGTGGTGGTGGTGGAGGSGGRGGLLVGDGGAGGIGGTGGEGGIGARGGTGGQGGMGGAGQPGVGGDAGDGGNGGIGGDGGAGGDGGAGGAGGAGGLFGVSGSSGLGGAAGSGGNGGGGGEPGVAGSPGVGPAGRGGDGNLGQFGPEGAPGQPGQPGQPG
- the clpC1 gene encoding ATP-dependent protease ATP-binding subunit ClpC (Probable clpC1, ATP-dependent protease ATP-binding subunit), with the translated sequence MFERFTDRARRVVVLAQEEARMLNHNYIGTEHILLGLIHEGEGVAAKSLESLGISLEGVRSQVEEIIGQGQQAPSGHIPFTPRAKKVLELSLREALQLGHNYIGTEHILLGLIREGEGVAAQVLVKLGAELTRVRQQVIQLLSGYQGKEAAEAGTGGRGGESGSPSTSLVLDQFGRNLTAAAMEGKLDPVIGREKEIERVMQVLSRRTKNNPVLIGEPGVGKTAVVEGLAQAIVHGEVPETLKDKQLYTLDLGSLVAGSRYRGDFEERLKKVLKEINTRGDIILFIDELHTLVGAGAAEGAIDAASILKPKLARGELQTIGATTLDEYRKYIEKDAALERRFQPVQVGEPTVEHTIEILKGLRDRYEAHHRVSITDAAMVAAATLADRYINDRFLPDKAIDLIDEAGARMRIRRMTAPPDLREFDEKIAEARREKESAIDAQDFEKAASLRDREKTLVAQRAEREKQWRSGDLDVVAEVDDEQIAEVLGNWTGIPVFKLTEAETTRLLRMEEELHKRIIGQEDAVKAVSKAIRRTRAGLKDPKRPSGSFIFAGPSGVGKTELSKALANFLFGDDDALIQIDMGEFHDRFTASRLFGAPPGYVGYEEGGQLTEKVRRKPFSVVLFDEIEKAHQEIYNSLLQVLEDGRLTDGQGRTVDFKNTVLIFTSNLGTSDISKPVGLGFSKGGGENDYERMKQKVNDELKKHFRPEFLNRIDDIIVFHQLTREEIIRMVDLMISRVAGQLKSKDMALVLTDAAKALLAKRGFDPVLGARPLRRTIQREIEDQLSEKILFEEVGPGQVVTVDVDNWDGEGPGEDAVFTFTGTRKPPAEPDLAKAGAHSAGGPEPAAR